One region of Candidatus Poribacteria bacterium genomic DNA includes:
- a CDS encoding biotin/lipoate A/B protein ligase family protein, translated as MVLRCAYDSGVPRPTILMETIGRLLNMGKNSAAMNMAIDEAILAAQKEQPNPTLRFYGWTQPAFSFGYFQDIAAEVDVDTCRADGIELVKRMTGGGTVVHGWELTYTLILPRSAGELSVSDAYQRIGQSLIKAFQKLGIPAQCYAACPDASQTAQNICLTNPAEHDVMSDNKKLAGVSVRRSRNGIMFQGYISLDMPPLSILARVSKDPEVQEMLREKSTAINIDGRSITRSALIQAISETFNLGIAFHSSELSPTEQTQAEILVDTKYATTAWNFSA; from the coding sequence TTGGTACTGCGATGCGCATACGACAGCGGTGTGCCGCGTCCCACTATCTTAATGGAAACCATCGGCAGACTGCTGAATATGGGAAAAAATAGTGCGGCGATGAACATGGCAATCGACGAAGCAATCCTCGCTGCACAGAAGGAACAGCCGAATCCAACACTACGGTTTTACGGTTGGACGCAACCCGCATTCAGTTTCGGCTACTTCCAAGATATTGCCGCAGAAGTCGACGTGGATACGTGCCGTGCAGATGGCATCGAACTAGTGAAACGAATGACCGGTGGCGGCACCGTTGTGCATGGATGGGAATTGACTTATACACTGATCCTCCCAAGGAGTGCTGGAGAATTAAGTGTTTCCGACGCTTATCAACGCATCGGACAATCCCTCATCAAAGCGTTCCAGAAACTCGGCATCCCCGCGCAGTGCTACGCTGCATGTCCTGATGCCTCCCAAACAGCACAAAATATCTGCCTGACCAATCCCGCTGAACACGATGTGATGTCGGATAACAAGAAATTGGCAGGCGTTTCTGTCAGGCGCAGTCGAAATGGGATCATGTTTCAAGGCTACATCTCCTTGGATATGCCGCCCCTCTCTATCCTCGCACGCGTCTCAAAAGACCCTGAGGTCCAAGAGATGCTGCGTGAAAAATCAACTGCTATCAATATAGACGGACGTTCGATAACCCGAAGCGCACTCATCCAAGCAATATCTGAAACATTTAACCTCGGAATTGCGTTTCATTCAAGTGAATTGTCACCAACAGAACAGACACAAGCAGAAATCTTGGTTGACACCAAGTATGCTACAACAGCGTGGAATTTTTCGGCGTAG